From one Deltaproteobacteria bacterium genomic stretch:
- a CDS encoding LLM class flavin-dependent oxidoreductase, with the protein MKLDVFCETQKAAPFLPDHEQRVYAETLAQAEHADAVGFDTWWTVEHHGALEFSWSSAPEVQLAWIATRTKRIHLGHAGVLAPFKINHPLRVAERLALLDHISGGRAELGLARTGAGEWDTFQVDPNTSRQQLIEAMRMIPKMWTQQEFSWDSELLKIPPRNVIPKPLQKPHPRLWQTCSSPESFRLAGRLGVGALGTTLLTELGPMEALLKEHRQGLTEMEEPAGHFVNREA; encoded by the coding sequence ATGAAGCTGGACGTGTTCTGCGAGACGCAGAAGGCCGCGCCGTTTCTGCCGGATCACGAGCAGCGCGTCTACGCGGAGACGCTCGCGCAGGCGGAGCACGCCGACGCGGTCGGCTTCGACACCTGGTGGACGGTCGAGCACCACGGCGCGCTCGAGTTCAGCTGGAGCAGTGCGCCCGAGGTGCAGCTCGCCTGGATCGCGACGCGCACGAAGCGCATCCATCTGGGCCACGCAGGGGTGCTCGCGCCGTTCAAGATCAACCACCCACTGCGCGTCGCGGAGCGCCTCGCGCTGCTCGACCACATCAGCGGCGGACGAGCGGAGCTCGGTCTGGCGCGCACCGGCGCCGGCGAGTGGGACACGTTCCAGGTCGACCCGAACACCTCGCGGCAGCAGCTCATCGAAGCGATGCGCATGATTCCGAAGATGTGGACGCAGCAAGAGTTCTCGTGGGACTCGGAGCTGCTGAAGATTCCCCCGCGCAACGTGATCCCGAAGCCGCTGCAGAAGCCGCACCCGCGGCTTTGGCAGACGTGCTCGAGCCCCGAGTCGTTCCGGCTCGCGGGCCGCCTGGGCGTCGGCGCGCTCGGCACCACGCTGCTCACCGAGCTCGGGCCGATGGAAGCGCTGCTGAAGGAGCACCGACAAGGACTCACGGAGATGGAGGAGCCCGCCGGCCACTTCGTGAATCGCGAGGCCG